The genomic region GGACCAGTCGCTGGAGCGGCTCGGCCTGGACTACGTGGACATCTTCTACTCGCACCGGGCCGACCCGGAGACGCCGCTGGAAGAGACCATGGGCGCGCTCGCGGCCGCGGTGAACAGCGGACGGGCGCTCTACGCGGGCATCTCCTCCTACTCCGCCGAGCGGACCGTGGCGGCGGCCGCGCTGCTGCGGGAGATGGGGGTGCCGTTGCTGATCCACCAGCCGTCCTACTCGATGTTCAACCGGTGGATCGAGCCGGAGTTGCTGGACGTGCTGGCAGAGGTCGGCGCGGGCTGCATCGCGTTCTCGCCGCTGGGGCAGGGCATGCTGACCGACCGCTACCTCAACGGGGTGCCCGAGGGGTCGCGGGCCAGCCGGGACGGGTCGCTGTCCACCGGGCTGCTCACCGAGGACAACCTGGCGCGGATCAGGGCGCTCAACGAGATCGCCCGGTCCCGGGGGCAGTCGCTGGCGCAGCTGGCCATCTCCTGGACGCTGCGGGACTCCCGGGTCACCTCGGCGCTGATCGGGGCCAGCTCGGTGGCGCAGCTGGAGCAGAACCTGGCGGCGACGCGGAACCTGGACTTCAGCGCGGACGAGCTGGTGGAGATCGACAGGTACGCGGTGGACGCCGGCATCAACCTGTGGGCGGAGTCCTCGGCGAGCTGATCACTCCGGCAGCAGGTAGTGCTCCTCGTCGAAGGGCAGTCCCGCGCAGGAGGCGGCCAGGTCCCGGCCGGTCTGCTCGATCACGTCGCACAGCTCCAGCCTGCCCACCCACTCCCTGGGCAGCACCGCGGTGCCGTGCAGGGCGCCCAGGATGTTGCCGGTGATCGCGGCGGTGGAGTCGCTGTCGCCGGAGTGGTTGGCGGCCAGTCGCAGCGCGTCCGGGAACTGCTCGGCGCGGCGGTGGGTCAGCGCGGCGTAGACCGCGATGGCCAGCGCCTCCGGGCCGACCCAGCCCGCGCCCAGCCGCTCCACCGAGTTCGCCGACGGGCCACCCGCCGGCACCGGGCGGCCGAAGGCGCGGGCCTCGCGCACCCGCCTGGCCGCGGCGGAGTCGGCGGCGGCCAGTGCGGAGGCCGCTGCCAGGGCCAGGCCGGTCTCCTGGTCGTCGCGCAGCGCGCGGCCGGTGGCCTGGTCCACCGCATCCCCCAACGGGCGTTGGCGGACCGCTACCAGGTGCACGATCAGGGCAAGGGCTCCGGCCGGGGCCCAGCCCGCGGGGTGACCGTGGGTGAGGGCGGCGAACTCGCAGCCCAGGGTGTACGCGGTCTGCGGGGTGGGCGCGAAACCGGCGGGCGCGGCCCTGGCCACCCCACCGCAGCCGCGGGAGTCGCTGGTGGTGTTGGGCAGGGTGGCCGACTGGAGCACCCGTAAGCAGGTCACCCCCGGCGCGCGGCTGGCGTACATCCGCTTGTCCGCGAGCAGGCCGCGGGCCAGCGGGGCCGGGCCGTCCAGCTGCTGGGTGGTCAGCCAGCGCCGGTAGCTCTGCCACACCGTCTCGGTCGGCCCCCACACGCCCCGGTGCTTGCCGCGCACCCAGGCGTGCAGGTAGCCCTCGGCGGTGAACAGGGTCAGCTGGGTGTCGTCGGTGATCAGCCCGGGACGTGGCGGGTCGGTGATGCCGGCCGGTCCGAACTCGCGGCGGATCTCCGGCCTGGCCAGGAACTCCACCGGGGCGCCCAGGGCGTCGCCGACCGCGCCGCCGAGCAGGCAGCCCGCGCCCCGGTCCAGGAGCGCCGTCGGATCTGCGGGCACTTCGCCTCCGGCGTCCTCGGGTGGATGTCTCTGGTGAATGTCTCTGTGCAGACCCTAACGAGCGATCCCCCGTCCGGGTCGTCCGTACTACTACGGAATGGCCTACCGCGACTTACCCAGGGGACGCCGAAAGGTCGTAACGTGCCCACCGTGCGGCGCGAAGACAAGGTGGCGGAGACCTGCTCGTCAGGGCCGACGACCCAGCGCGTCGAATTCCGTCTGCTGGGGCCGCTGGAGCTCGTCCTGGACGGGGAACCGGTCCCGGTGGGTGGCTCCGGCGTGCGCTGCCTGCTCGCGGCGCTGGTGGCGGAACCGGGACAGGTGGTCAGCGCGGAACGAATCACCGAGGTGCTGTGGGACGGACGGCCCCCGGCGACCGCGCGCACCATCGTCCAGGGCTACGTCTCCCGGCTGCGCAAGCTCTTCGCCGAGCTGGCGCTGCCTGTGTCCTTGGACACGCGGGCGCCCGGCTACCTGCTCCGGATGGACCCCGAGCTGGTCGACGCGCACCGGGCGCGCGGCCTGGCCGCGGCCGCCCGCGACCTGCCGCCCGGCCCGCGCGCCGAGCTGCTCGGCCAGGTGCTCGACCTGTGGCGGGGCGAGCCGCTGGCCGGTCTCGGCTCGCCGGTGCTGGCCAGGGAGCTGGCGCCGGAGCTGGTGGAGCTGCGGCTGACCGTGACCGAGGAGCACCTCGGCGCCCAGCTGGCCATGGGCAGGCACGAGGAGACGCTGCCGCGGATCCTCCAGCTGCACGCCGACGAGCCGTTCCGGGAGCGGCTGGCCGAGTACGCGGTGCTCGCGCTGTACCGCTGCGGCCGCCGCACCGAGGCCCTGCGCGCCTACACCGGCTACCAGCAGCGGATCGCCGCCCGGCTCGGTCTCGACCCCCGGCCTGAGCTGCGCGAACTGGCCGAGCGGGTGCGCACCGACGATCCGGCGCTGTGCGTGCAGCAGGCCGAGACCGCCACCGCCCCGCCCGCGCCCACCGAACTGCCCGCGCCCGCGTACGGGTTCACCGGCCGGGCCGCCGAGCAGACCTGGCTGGACGAGCTGGTGACCAGGGCCGAGCAGGCCGGGGAGTCCGCGGTCGGCGTGCTGGCCGGCGCGGGCGGCATCGGCAAGACCGCGCTCGCGCTGACCTGGGCCCGCCGGACCGCCGGCCGGTTCCGGGACGGGGTGCTCTTCGGCGCGCTGCGCGGCTTCGACCCCGAGCACCCGCCAGCCGAGACCGCCGAGCTGCTCCGGCAGTTCCTGCTGGAGCTGGGCCTGGCCCCCGGCGCGGTGCCGGTGCCCTTCGACGAACGCCTGGCGCTGTACCGCTCGATGCTGGCCGGGCGACGGGTGCTGGTGCTGCTGGACGACGCCCGCGACTCCGAGCAGGTCCGCCCGCTGCTGCCGCCCGGCGGCGGCTCGCTGGCCCTGATCACCAGCAGGCGGCGGCTGGACGGCCTGGTGGTCAGTCACGGCGCGGGCATCCACACCCTGGGCACGCTGCCCCGTGCCGAGGGCGTCGCGCTGCTGGGCCGCGCTGGCAATGCCGACCCGGCGGTGCTGGACGAGCTGGCCGCGCTGTGCGGGGACCTGCCGCTGGCGCTGCGGGTGGTCGCCGCCCGGCTGGCCGCCGC from Crossiella sp. CA-258035 harbors:
- a CDS encoding BTAD domain-containing putative transcriptional regulator, coding for MRREDKVAETCSSGPTTQRVEFRLLGPLELVLDGEPVPVGGSGVRCLLAALVAEPGQVVSAERITEVLWDGRPPATARTIVQGYVSRLRKLFAELALPVSLDTRAPGYLLRMDPELVDAHRARGLAAAARDLPPGPRAELLGQVLDLWRGEPLAGLGSPVLARELAPELVELRLTVTEEHLGAQLAMGRHEETLPRILQLHADEPFRERLAEYAVLALYRCGRRTEALRAYTGYQQRIAARLGLDPRPELRELAERVRTDDPALCVQQAETATAPPAPTELPAPAYGFTGRAAEQTWLDELVTRAEQAGESAVGVLAGAGGIGKTALALTWARRTAGRFRDGVLFGALRGFDPEHPPAETAELLRQFLLELGLAPGAVPVPFDERLALYRSMLAGRRVLVLLDDARDSEQVRPLLPPGGGSLALITSRRRLDGLVVSHGAGIHTLGTLPRAEGVALLGRAGNADPAVLDELAALCGDLPLALRVVAARLAAAGDPAKLAAELRDEQHRLAGLEEEGSSVRGAFDISYRDLAPEPAAVFRLLGLHPGPVLTPDLVAALAGTTPAAARRALRALTAAHLLTEWRRDRFALHDLIRLHARELARTELGEATRRAAQRRLIHHYWRWCAHAAVKFSPATHGFGLPPGEAADPVPDWGAEEALRWFEAERANAVAVIRLAKEEGFPRETWLLARPVSMYLAMRDRVEDWISVNELGLAAATAAGEGAGVAMMLNGLGAASHRLGREEESLRYYQESLAAATEAGDRQAAARAATNVAGALAWLRRTEQAEAAAAEAIRRNQEIGDRHSESAINNTLGVLALDSGRPERAEAYFQRAVAIDEEIGDDGFRATALNNLGRARLARGEIDGAAAANRQALALAISHGMNRQEAFARRGLGDVAFATGDTLAAATQWRRALEILAAFDRGEAETVRTRLATLEDGR
- the mgrA gene encoding L-glyceraldehyde 3-phosphate reductase, with the protein product MSYLADSARYDQLSYRRSGRSGLKLPAVSLGLWQNFGGDRPYETGRAIVRRAFDLGVTHFDLANNYGPPYGSAEENFGRMLAEDLHPYRDELVISTKAGYDMWPGPYGDWGSRKYLLASLDQSLERLGLDYVDIFYSHRADPETPLEETMGALAAAVNSGRALYAGISSYSAERTVAAAALLREMGVPLLIHQPSYSMFNRWIEPELLDVLAEVGAGCIAFSPLGQGMLTDRYLNGVPEGSRASRDGSLSTGLLTEDNLARIRALNEIARSRGQSLAQLAISWTLRDSRVTSALIGASSVAQLEQNLAATRNLDFSADELVEIDRYAVDAGINLWAESSAS
- a CDS encoding ADP-ribosylglycohydrolase family protein; the protein is MPADPTALLDRGAGCLLGGAVGDALGAPVEFLARPEIRREFGPAGITDPPRPGLITDDTQLTLFTAEGYLHAWVRGKHRGVWGPTETVWQSYRRWLTTQQLDGPAPLARGLLADKRMYASRAPGVTCLRVLQSATLPNTTSDSRGCGGVARAAPAGFAPTPQTAYTLGCEFAALTHGHPAGWAPAGALALIVHLVAVRQRPLGDAVDQATGRALRDDQETGLALAAASALAAADSAAARRVREARAFGRPVPAGGPSANSVERLGAGWVGPEALAIAVYAALTHRRAEQFPDALRLAANHSGDSDSTAAITGNILGALHGTAVLPREWVGRLELCDVIEQTGRDLAASCAGLPFDEEHYLLPE